The DNA segment TATTTATTGAAAAATCTAAtatttcattcaattcattttaaGAATTAACGAATCGTTTGATATCTTTTTTAAGGAAACGTGTCTATCAAAATGATacattattttcacaaatacttttatttttcttaaggTTATGGATACTTtctcaaaattaaattaagtatttATAAAATCAGTTAAATTTTACAGAACCCTCAAAAAATGTTATCCGCagtttgtggctgttttttcacCGCCTTGAAAAAGACCATCTCAGATTTGTATTTCAACCAACAGTATATGACAAAAGAAGAGGCGATGCAGATATTATCAATTGATGATTTGCAAATGAGAGAAAAACGATTCGTTGAACTGTATGACAGGAACAAGAATCAGTCAAGCTATCTGTTAAAAATTATTAGCAATGCCAATCAATTTTTAACTGAAAATATCAattgattgtaaaaataaaattcgaATCCGATtctaaaaagataaaattcctcttttttttcaattaacaatttttttcattttcaaaatgatataattttttcaCCCTTCATTTTCTAATTCTCAAACAATTGTCTGTATCAGACcggtcaaaaaaaaacagttttttcagGTTTTCATAAATATTCTTTATCATTTGAAAGAAAATATTctcatttattaaataaaaataacagcttATTTTTCTATCAATGGCATTATTACCTGAACTGACAGGCCTTGTGACACTCTCCGAAAAGGGTCTCTCACTTGGTTTGAAAGAAGATATTATTTTAGATTCAGCAAAACTATACAAGATAAAACATGATATTCTTGTTACTGGCACTGATACGAACCTGATGGTTTATAAAatggattttaaaaataattataaaactgAAATGATCTATCAGAAGGAATATGGCAGAATAAGACAAATTGAAATAGAGAAAAATACGGATGGAATTCTTATTGGCTGTCTGCTACATACAAAGGAAATGAAATTGTTGAATATTACGAATATCACAAATGAATGCAAGGTGGTGACAGTGGGCACATTTGAGAATGTTACATCCATCGGTCTGATCAACAAACTGTTGTTTGTACAATATGGCCGCGAACTAGTTGTTTCACATATTTTAAGTGGTGAACTAATGGAAAGATTGAAGGTACAGGGTGTTAATGAGTATTTTATTGGAAATGGTGTGTTTATACTGTGGACAGGTCAGATTGTAACAATTTATAGGGATCATATGGCTGTGCAATCCGTATCAAATATAAATAAGGTAGTTGAACAGCTTATGACATTTACATTTGCACAGATAGACTCATTAGAGGTGAAAATCAGTCCAAAAGgtaattttgtattgatttgttcGACAAGCACTGCTAGTGGTTCGTATTTTGGTTTAAAAgaattatatttgtttaatttattagaGAAAAGTACGAAAAGGGTgcaattacaaaatataaattatttcgATTTTGTTAAAGGTGGTTATACTGTTTCTTATGGTGTGCAACCTGCGAAAGCagcaatttttcattattctcGTGAAACTAAGAAATTGTTTAAAGAAGGACCAAGAAATAGGATATATCTGAATAATGAAGGTAATTTCGTTTGTTTTGCAGGGTTTGATAATTTGAATGGAATGATAGAGATATTTAATGTTAAAAGTGGTAAAATGGTGGCATCTTCAAGGATGCTTGGTGCATTTCGTGTGATTTGGTCACCTTGCAGCAGATTTTTTGCGGTTGCAATTACAAATGCtttaaaagtggaaaataaaatagttgTTTATGACTATTTCGGTCAAGAAATACAGCGAAAAGATTATCAGAACCTGGTTGATTGTGAATGGATTGGTTCGACCTGTCCATTCAAAGAATTAACTCCAccaaaagaaccgatttttcatAAGGAGGAAAAAGCTTATGTACCACCTAGTTTTGGGACATTGAAAAGAAAGagtggtaaaaaaaactaaatttagaTTGTTGCTGCTCTAAATTTcgattttttcatttgaaattcatttttccttttctgttttattgataaaacattttttcaaaaaaactaTAAGTTAAGTAAATACGAGATTTCTGAACAGTTATGACTGGTTCTAAAAGTTAAATTActcatttttgaacattttgaagaaaaatttCATTTTCTAAAATAGAATTTGCCGATTCTCTTTTCAGATAAGTGATTCTTCTTTAAAAAACAACGATTTTTGATACCCTTAAATGAAACTTGAGGAATATCAAGATAGAGATTTCCATATCGTaaaagagaatcttaaaatttACGATCCGTATGTTATAAACATTGTGGAATCTTTATTGAAAGGAAGACATTTCGATAGATTGGAGGAGGTTGTTGGACCAGAAATAACGAGAATCGTAATTCAATCTATCTTGCAAACTCGTAATGTAAAATTTAGACTGAGTATCGGAAAACCTTTCAGCATAGATGGAACGAGTCCGTCTCAGCTCGATGATGCTTTTCAAGGACTGTGGAGTGGTGAAAGACCACCGGGCTGTCCACGTGGGCTGTCAGAACGATTTGAAGACGGCAAGgctgtttttcattttgatgAAATGGCAGATTTTCAAAGAGCAAAAGATTCTGGAGAATTTGAACGATATGTTCAACTAAGGATGTCAGATGCAGATTTTTGTGATAAGGCTGAACAATCAAAACATGTGGATCATACAAGCAGAGGGGGAGTATTGTATAAAATGTCTGATGACAACTCGCCATTCACTGTAACTCAGCAACAAAGGAGAAACACTGATACATCTAATACAGAAATTCCGGCACAATCTGAAATCACAACACATACAGAAATCTCATCGCATTCAGAGATACGTATTACAAGAGAATCCAGAATCTGCTGAGACTGAATCAGAAGAGGCTCACGAACAGATAGTCAATTCGAAAGAAGAAATTCCTTACAATCCCTCTCATGGCAATTATGTTGAATCATCTGAACaggaaaatgatgaaataagTGAAACAGTCGATTCTGATGATGGAACATACTATCACAATCTAGAGGCTGACGATGGCAATTTGTCTGGATTGACAGAAAGTGAACGTAAATTAGAAAAAATGCTGTCAAAAGAGACACTTTACACAGAAGAATCGATTTATGAGGTAGAACAAAAGGTAAACATCACACCTGAAGAATTTTCTTCTCAAACAAGTGTCAGATTGAAACACGCCACTGGCCAATACAGCAAAACGAATTTTTCAACATTATCAGAAAATCGTTCTGAAAACATTTTGGAAGATGAATCAGCTGAGGATCTTTTAGATGGAAATCTGCCGATTTACAAATATCAAAacgaaataattgaaaaaattgcAGAAAATAAAATCACTATAATTGCAGGTGACACGGGTTGTGGTAAAACCACTCAGGTGCCACAAATGATCTATCCTTATTTTGAGAAAATAATCATTTCGTTGCCGAAGAAAGTTGCTGCTATAAGCATAGCTGAAAGAGTCGCCGAGGAACTTGAGGTGAAAGTCGGCGATCTCGTTGGTTATAAAGTTAGATGGGatgaaaaacaatcaaaaaataCTCGGATCTTGTTTGTAACAGATGGTATTCTCGCTTTAGAGTGTTTAAATGGTAATTTAAATCATTATGACCTGATTGTCATTGATGAATTCCATGAAAGAAAAATGGATTAcgattttataatttcatactATATCACAAAACAGCTCAATGAAAATCGTCACACAGATCAAAAATTGCTTTTAATGAGTGCAACTATCAATGtagaaaaataccaaaaattatTTGATGCAGCTCTCATACAAATACCGATCAGAAAATTTACGAATAAAATTCACTACCTGAAAGAATCAAATTTCAATTATGAGAAGGAAATTATTGAAATCATCGTAAATATTTGTAGAAAATCTAATGAAGGagatattttggtgtttttgccAGGTGTCAGAGAAATTGAGAAAATTGCCACACAGATTGAATATACGGTGACATCCTCAGTAGAAATAATCAAACTGGCCGGTTTTTATACATTGAGCAATCAAATGAAAGTTTTTGAAAAGATGGACagaagaaaaattattttatcaaCAAATATTGCAGAATCGAGTGTTACAGTGAATGATCTGGTTTATGTTATTGATTCTGGTCAAGTAAGGAGGTGTATAATTAGAGGAAAGGCTGAATCGTTAGAAACTGTCGAGATTTCTAAATCATCTGCAGATCAACGAGCAGGTCGTGTCGGACGAGTCTGTCCTGGAAATGTTTATAGAATGTATacaaaaaatgatttcaatatATTTGAAGAGGATCTAGAACCAGATACTGTTTGTGGTGATATCACATCTCTAGTTCTTAAATTTTTACGTGCTGATTTGGATTTCACTTCTTCGATGAAATTGCTTGGTTATAAACAGGTCAGATTTTATAAAGAGACATGTTTCAAATTGATGAGATTAGAATGTATCAATGATGAAGGAAAACTCACTGATATAGGAAAATTTGTCTCATTATTGCCAATGAAGGTTGAACTCTCAAAAACACTTTTACGATCGAAAGAACTGGGTGTTTTCAACGAAGTCGCAATAATTTGTGCATTTCTAGAGGTAGATCGAATCTTTTACGATGATTTTCGATACCGAAATGAGATACAAACTCTCTTAAAAGTAAAATCAGAGGGTCTTGGTGATCATATCAGTtacttaaatatttatattgaagCGTGTCGAGCAAACTTTTCAGAGAAATATTGCAGTGATAATTATATCAAACATTCAGCTATGAAAGAAGTAAACATGGTGTTCAATCAAACCAGGAAATTGTTCCTGCAAGGCAATTTGAAGCCATTCAAGTTGAAGAACCTGAAAAAAACACGAAGCATGAGCAAAATCATCCGCGCATTTTGTGATGGTTTCAGATTAAATCTTGCAAAGAAATGTGACAAATCCTACATCAGAGAAACCGATCGTCATATCAAAGTAAATATCTTTGGTGGTTCATCTTTACAAGATGCACAGCCAGAATTGATTGTTTTCAACAAACTATTGCATACCAGTCAATATTTGATGATTGAAGATTGTCTATTAATTCCATCAAAAGATTATCTTAAAAAAAGTTAATGAATAAAATTTCTTATTTGTTCCagaatatttgttatttgtctGAGATGTTTTGTTCTTGTTTGTTATCGCATCGACATTTTTATAAAGAATAATTTTGGAGGCCTTCCAATGGCGGCACTCAGATATAAAAACATTCGTTTCATTTCAGATGAGGCTCATGAAGAGCGAAAAAAGGCACTTTTCAAGTATAAATATAACGGAGTTGATAAATcacttgtttttaaatatattatgagCCATGTTTGGAATTTTTCTGTCAATCTTTTTCCGAGATGGCTTGCACCCATTTGTATAACATTGcttggattgtttttttatggtggGTTCTTTAAGTCTGAGTCTTTATTACGATTTTGAATGTCTTGGAAAAGCACCGTCATGGGTTTATTTTACTCATgcactttgtctttttctttatATGCTGTGTGATGCTGTTGATGGCAAGCAAGCCAGACGAACAAACACGGGATCGCCACTTGGACAGCTTTTCGATCACGTCGTTGATTCCTTTGTTGCTTCAATGACGCCTATAATGTTAGCTAGCGCACTTGGCCTAGGCATTTCACTCGAAATGGTTCTTTTCATTGCCAATTTCAAATTCTGTGCATTTTTCGCAAATTTAGAGGAATTTTTTACACACTAATTCGTTTTAGGAACAATCAATGGACCAACAGGGGGTATTTTATCAGGTATTGCTATTTTCTTATTGGCAGGTTTTCTTGGCCCAGATTTTTTCAGTTTCCTTTTGAGAAACGATTTGCATCCAGTTTTGACCAATTTGGCAATTTTTGGTCTTTTTATGGCAGCTCTCGTTGCGATTTTGACGACATTCACAGTTTTAAAAGATCCAAAGGTAAGTGAAAGATCTCAGGTCATCTTCCATGCACTCACACCAATAACATTCTATATAACATTTTTCATGTTAACAAAACAACTCAATCAACCTTGGAAGTTCTACGTTTTACTTCTTTGTGAAATGTCGAACTTCTCAATTTTGATCATTGAAATGATATATACCAGTTTTGCTCATTTAGAAATACCTGCTTATTCACCAACGACCATAGGTTTTATCCTAATGCTTCTTTTTACCTATCACGATAAACAATTGTATGTTTTGACTGGTTTgagtgttttttctctttttattgtGGTCTATGCCGTTTTCAAAGAGATTTCTGAAATTCTTGGAATTTCAATTTTTACTATTCCGGTTGTTGAATTAAAAGAAAACGAAAAGAAAGATTAAATTGAGTTTctttttctaaaaatgtttaaatgatattctataatttattgttttatattgagTCTTTCTATGAATGTGTGGAAAATTTATAACCGCAATCACACGTATAAAAAATTGTTTGTCCTTCATCAGCGCTTCGCAATTGAACGGCTTTGTAATACATTTCCTCACTACCACATTTCGGACACGTTTCAGAAATTTTAGCTCCTTTGTCAtcatttttagactttttatgtATAGAATAATATTTCTCACTTATTATAGGTTTTCTAATTGGTTTTTCTTTACAGATTCTACAAGTTGAATTATTTGGCAGATATGGTCCACATTCACAGAACATTTTTAGGGTGATACGATGAtggaaatttcattttttttttaaatattgaaaattaGCATATAGGCTCGTTTTTTATATAATTCGACATCTGTTGTCAAATGTGATCTCAAGGTATTCTCGATTAATTTGACGGTGTTTTATGATATTGAATCAGGAAATCTAATTTTTTCCAGATCCTCTTTCTTTGGTCTAAAATAATTTAGATGTCAAATAAAACCCTTGAAAGAATCTTAAACATGAAATTCGCCATTCCAGACGTAACATTCCTGATAAATAAGAAAGTAAAAGTTATAATAACAAAGAAAAGATATTTTATAGGCATCCCTAAAATCGACagatgcattttttaatatgaatttaatcGATGTGACTGATGAAGAGAATCAAAAATTTCCGGTGGTTGTCTTAAGAGGACAGGCCATTGAGAATATTTACGCTTTCAAATAATTTATTCTTTCAAATAAATGGTTGATTTTTTGTGTACATAAGCAAGGATGTGCGTAAATGAAcactcattttttaaatatacagacAAATTGATTGTTCATTTACGGATATCCCTCAATGATCATTtgctgtctttttctttttgtcaaatAAGCGTTTACAATCGATGAGCAATCACGGATGAAAAGTAAAATCAGAGCACTGAACATTGTAGAAACAAcagaagtgtttttaaaaatgagaaaTGACACCAAGGCAGCAGAAAATGGTAACAAAAGTGCAAAGTACGATTTTTCTACTGTTGCTGGCAGTGTTCCTGGAAATATATCCATGTAAAACGATGATGTTGGAGAAAATTCATCCAAATCAGGTATGGTCCAGTCTTTTATCATTTTTAGGAATATTTCatagacaaaaaatattatcGGTGAGATTGTGAAGAGCCAATTGTCTCTCAGTGACTCAGAATTATCAAGATAAGTGAAAAAACTGATCAAAACATAAATTACACCAGAAAAATAAGGTTTTAAATGGATCAATGTGAGCGGTATTAGTGGAAAAAGGACCAAACTACTCATAATATAACTCAAATTAAGATCTGTCAAACTTATATGCTCACTAGATGAGAAAATCAAATTGCTAAGTACTTTGTCCTTTTTCGTGATCATAATAAGCAGAAAtccgtaaaaaaataaaaaaatgtatgttaaaagcagagTGGTCATCACAAAAGAGgccaaaagaaacatttttatgaaattTCTTACCACATCAAATATACGAAGAAAAGAATATTCTTTGATAACAATTTTATAAGGAGCTTGGCATCTTGTACATGCCAATTGTTTCAGTTTTGTCTTAATGATATACGATTTAAAACATTCTCTGTGAACATATTGCATGCTACCTTTGCATTTGCACGGACTAAACCATTTATCGTATAAATTATAAGTTTTTCCTTTGATAGGCCGTCTATGAATTGTTTTTTGATCGATTTCACCACTTTCAGAGGCAGATACCACAAATTCATCAttttcttgacaaaaaaaacaaataatactgTTGTCCATGGGTGGTGCGCATTTTTTCTATCAAAAAAGAGAAGATTTAAAATGACAGGACACTCaaaaattttacatttgatcagtttgtattatttaaaaacaaaaaaataagtgtaaaatgaTAGAATCGTAAAAAAATTGAGATGTTTATCGgaaaattttctcatttttttgatAAATTATCAATTAATAGAAaatagtaatttttttcatttcaatttggtTAAAAGAATAACAACTCATTGAAATAGATTTAAAttgttttgacagatttttttgaaaaaaattttcaagaaCCTCATTCCTTCCAGCAAAAAAATCTCGATTAAAATCGTGCAGTTTAAATCCCGTTCGAATGTGATATGACAAAAAGGAAATGTGGgataattcaaatattttagATCGCAAGATGCCCCAGAATGGACAAGAAAtattatgagttaaaaaaacGAGTAGGTTATCCATTTTTAGCAGATCCATCAGTAATTGGTAAAAATATAACTGAAGATATCAAAATaactgaaaaagaaaatcaatacacAAATCTGATGAaagaatatttgaaaaatgaaaatattgatgAAAATGTCCTCTTACAAATTTATCAAAAAGCAGTGGTTGAAAAAGGAGAGGAATTTTTAGATTTAGATTCTATTGAAAAAGCTTTGGTCGATGCTGAGCCTGTTGAAGAGGGCCTCTTTGATGAAAAGGtgcctgaagaaaaaaaacacaaatgttgaAATGGGCTTCAGATCAGCcggaacaattaaaaaaacaccagaaaatgGACCAGAAAAGGTTAATTCACAACGAATGCCAAGAAAAGAAAACCTCAAAGAAAATGATCAGGATGCACATCTTAAATCTCGTGTAGAATCTACAATTGTCAACATCTCAGAAGTAAATTGGTCAGATATTTCAGGTTTAGCACGGACAAAGGCTCTTATCCAAGAAATAGTCATATGGCCAATGCTACGACCAGATCTCTTCACAGGATTAAGATCGCCACCAAAAGGTATTTTACTTTTCGGACCGCCAGGCACGGGAAAAACGATGCTGGGAAAGTGTATTGCATCACAGATTGATTCAACATTTTTCTCGATTTCTGCCAGTTCTTTGACATCTAAATGGATGGGAGAAAGTGAGAAAACTGTAAAGTTTCTATTCGAAGTTGCACGAGAAAAAGCACCATCTGTCATTTTCATTGATGAAATCGACTCGTTGCTGTCGAAAAGGGCCGAAGGTGAATCCGAAGGTGGTAGAAAAATTAAGACGGAATTTTTGGTCCAGTTTGATGGTATTTTAAGTGGTCAACAGGAAAGTCAAAATGAAACTGCTGATAAAAATGCTGATCAAGGATCTCAAAAGAAGCCGAATAATAAGAGTGTTTTGGTCATCGGGGCAACAAATAGGCCACAAGAAATTGATGAAGCTGTTCGTAGAAGATTTGTCAAACGCGTTTATGTGCCTTTACCTGATCAAAGTGGAATAGAAGACCTTTTAAAGTCTTTATTATCGCAATATGATTGTGATGTTCAAAAAAACGAGTATAAAGAGTTGAGTGAAAAACTTATCGGATACTCAGGATCGGATATTTATAATTTGTGTAGAGAGGCCGTAATGGAGCCATTGAGAGAAATCGACATTTCCAAAGGGATGAGTGAGTTGAGACCGATAAAAAGCGATGATATAATCAAGGCAATGAATCAAATCAGAAAAAGTGTCTCAAAAGATGATCTCAAAGATTATGAAAGGTGGAATGATGAATATGGAAgtaaatgatgtatttttgacaATTTCGTCTCGTATTTTACttggtttcaaaaaaaaaaacaaatttttcgACCCCTTGTCCTTGCGCAGTGTGAGCTAATCTGACGATGAGACTTAGTTGAGTCGGATCTTTGCTAAAAGGAAGCTTTCACGGATCAACTACCATCTTTGATGGTTAATTTTTGGCAGAGCATCCTGCTCTatgaataaagtttatttttcacacttcttttacattttactCATAATTGAAAAGTTGCAAAATtttataagaaaataaatgaataagtgaattttgctttcatttttcgTTGAGAAAATCATCATTCGAAGATGAATTCTGTAAAAAATTCATATCAACCTCAAAAATATCCATCTTGGCTGTAGAAGGTTTTGATTCTGAGAACAATCTATTTTTGTCAAAGAGATTCATATTTCTATCCAAGTAAATTCTGATTTTTCCAAGCTGAGCCGCATCATTTGACAGAAGCTTTTGATATAAAATATTTCGTATTTCAGAAAGATTATTTGTGTTATTCTTTCTCAAATGTACAAATTTCTTGAATTTGTCCTTGAAAGATTGAGAAGAAGACAATTCATCCATGAAAAGTTTTTTATGTCTGAGCGCTCTTTCTATAAACTCGTCAAACATAAAATAGAaagtaaaaaatgaaacaaagcaATCAGGTGGTGTCATTTCGAATTTTTCAAGTGTATTTATTGTGctgtttagatattttttaattctattttgCTTCTCTTTGATGAGCCGAAGTAAATAATTGTCATCTAAATGTGAAAAATTCTCGATTTGTTCTGATTCGAAAATTTGAGACTCAATTTTAGAAAGAAGTTGTAAAATATCCTGTTGTattgtaaaaacatttaaagagTTTTTGAATGAAGATGAGGACCTCGTGCAcatcatttttgtcataaaaatgaaaagtgtCAACAAATTACCAATCATTTTAAAGAAtcgaaaaaaaaagactatgtTCTTGAGAAACAGTATTTCTAGATGGTGGAtcgtttttttctcttttatagATGATTTTCTGTTACGTCATCACcaaactctgataaaacaataaaaatcatgaaaaaacaattttaataacgaaaaagcacacatttccatattttttttttaattcagttgTTTCTACCTCAAATGCtgataaatttaaaaattttcaaCGAATTATCAGAGGAAATCAACAATTTTGACACTTCAAGAAAAAATTTCTGAATAATCTACGgaaatattatttctttatcaatttcagacttaagatttttcttcttttaagcTTAAATGTCTTTAATGGCAATTAAtcttaatttaacatttaaaaatctatCTAGTCCATCGTTCATTTTAAACCTAAACAGATTATCATAAGCACTGATGAAAAAAACGGCATTTTATTATCAATTCGTGTTCAAAACGCCCTTCATAGATGAAATTGAATTTTTATCACGAATTAGATTTGACAAAATCGACAGTTATTGAGATAAACCATCCAAAACCGAAGAAAAGGAAGCAACAAgatgataattatgattttgATGATAAACTTATTGAACATATGGATTATGAGGATGAGCTCGTACAGATTGAGTCAAATATTGAGAATTTCTTCGTTTATCAAGGAACACTTGAGGAACACAGCCAGCACGTCTTAAAAAAATACGAGCAACGACTCAAAAAACTTCCAAAACAGAAAGCAATCAAAATAAAGGACCATTCACAACAATTTGCAGAAAATTTCTCATTTAAAATGATAAGTCACTATAATGATACAAAAGCCTATTTAGAAAATGAAATTAGAGAATTTGGATGCTCTCAATTTAAACTTTTCAAAGATTTTGAAATCATACCTGAAAAAGAAATGAACCTAGCAAAATCTTCATTTTTGATAgaaagtttgatcattttggaAGCACTTTTCACAAACAAGACATTTCGAGATATTGTTGCCGATCTCGTATTGTTGAAAGGCCTAATTTTAGTCCAATCTGATTTAGATACCATCATTTCTAGAAACAGAACAAGAATAAACAGAGATCAACAAGATATTGATCGATTAATCCAAGGAATAAGTGTAAGAGACGAGGAATCACATCTTATTTTTTCAAAGGAGCAGCTCGTTCGAATTGCTGAGCTGATAGATAAAAAGTTAAAAGCCGATTTTCTTCAAGTAATGGCCGgtaataaaaaaagagaaacacaGCGtgttttaagaaaaaatattgtaaaagaaGTGTTGCATCTTCTTAAATCAGATGATATTGACcatttgaaaaaacaaattGCTAAAATTGACCTGTTAAAACCACCGAAGAAACGGGAATGAATCTAATTTCATCAAATTTGtgaattgaaatgaaaactTTCTGATTTTTGAATCAATtgtatatttttgctttttcaatGAAAAGGATTCGAATTCTTTTTGGACAAAATTACACCCCCTGAAAATGAGCACGCCGTCTCCTAAGAAAAGCACATTCACACCAATTTTAACACTTGAGCCCATCAGAATAGAAAATTACTCATATTTTAAcgcac comes from the Doryrhamphus excisus isolate RoL2022-K1 chromosome 14, RoL_Dexc_1.0, whole genome shotgun sequence genome and includes:
- the LOC131102137 gene encoding fidgetin-like protein 1, with translation MPRKENLKENDQDAHLKSRVESTIVNISEVNWSDISGLARTKALIQEIVIWPMLRPDLFTGLRSPPKGILLFGPPGTGKTMLGKCIASQIDSTFFSISASSLTSKWMGESEKTVKFLFEVAREKAPSVIFIDEIDSLLSKRAEGESEGGRKIKTEFLVQFDGSQKKPNNKSVLVIGATNRPQEIDEAVRRRFVKRVYVPLPDQSGIEDLLKSLLSQYDCDVQKNEYKELSEKLIGYSGSDIYNLCREAVMEPLREIDISKGMSELRPIKSDDIIKAMNQIRKSVSKDDLKDYERWNDEYGSK